In one Candidatus Dechloromonas phosphoritropha genomic region, the following are encoded:
- a CDS encoding L,D-transpeptidase, translating into MKIDISVAHQLLTLFDDAGRVLREYHISTGKAGVGELSGSFQTPRGRHRIRAKIGAGAAENTIFVGRRPTSEVWSPEFEQRHPGRDWILTRILWLSGCEHGRNRLGCVDTMRRYIYIHGAPEHADMGTPASHGCIRMRNADIVELFDLVPAYTLIDIRED; encoded by the coding sequence GTGAAGATCGATATTTCGGTGGCCCACCAGTTGCTGACCCTGTTCGATGATGCCGGGCGCGTGCTGCGCGAGTACCACATCTCGACTGGCAAGGCCGGGGTCGGTGAATTGTCGGGCAGTTTTCAGACACCGCGCGGTCGACACCGGATTCGGGCCAAAATCGGTGCCGGTGCGGCGGAGAACACCATATTCGTTGGGCGCCGACCCACTAGCGAGGTGTGGTCTCCAGAGTTCGAGCAGCGGCATCCTGGGCGTGACTGGATCCTGACGCGCATTCTGTGGCTATCCGGTTGCGAGCACGGGCGAAACCGGCTCGGCTGCGTCGATACGATGCGCCGTTACATCTATATCCACGGGGCACCGGAACATGCCGACATGGGGACGCCGGCGTCGCATGGCTGCATCCGCATGCGCAATGCCGACATCGTCGAACTCTTCGATCTGGTGCCGGCCTACACGCTGATTGATATTCGCGAAGACTGA
- a CDS encoding NRDE family protein: protein MCLIVIGWRVHPDYPLIVAANRDEFHARPTARADFWTDAPAVIAGRDLEAGGTWLGMTRDGRFAAVTNVRETAAAKGRHSRGRLTRDFLVGQHRVADYVGQIDMDGYSGFNLLVSDKESLWYCSNRSTESLELAPGVYGLSNHLLDSPWPKLLTARQGFSRALASLPDPAPLFAILADDEIVPDSELPDTGVPLEWERRLSAIFVRSEPYGTRASTVAMLAADGGITFEERSFGPDGRPLQSSRISISV, encoded by the coding sequence ATGTGCTTGATCGTGATCGGCTGGCGGGTTCATCCGGACTACCCACTAATCGTCGCCGCCAATCGTGACGAATTTCATGCGCGCCCGACCGCACGCGCGGACTTCTGGACCGATGCGCCCGCCGTCATTGCCGGCCGTGACCTCGAGGCTGGCGGCACCTGGCTTGGCATGACGCGCGACGGGCGCTTCGCGGCGGTGACCAACGTTCGTGAAACCGCGGCAGCCAAGGGGCGCCATTCAAGAGGCAGGTTGACGCGGGATTTCCTTGTAGGACAGCACCGTGTGGCCGACTATGTTGGCCAGATCGACATGGACGGATATTCGGGCTTCAATCTGCTGGTCAGTGACAAGGAATCACTCTGGTATTGCAGCAATCGCAGCACAGAGTCGCTGGAACTGGCGCCGGGTGTCTATGGGCTCTCGAATCATCTGCTCGACAGTCCGTGGCCGAAACTGCTGACCGCCCGTCAGGGTTTCAGCAGGGCGCTGGCCAGTTTGCCGGACCCGGCACCGCTGTTCGCGATTCTCGCCGACGACGAGATTGTCCCCGACAGCGAGTTGCCGGATACCGGGGTTCCGCTCGAATGGGAACGGCGCCTGTCGGCGATCTTCGTGCGCTCCGAGCCCTATGGAACGCGTGCCTCGACGGTGGCGATGCTGGCCGCCGATGGCGGGATCACCTTCGAGGAACGCAGCTTCGGGCCCGACGGTCGGCCGCTTCAGTCTTCGCGAATATCAATCAGCGTGTAG
- a CDS encoding MerR family transcriptional regulator, with amino-acid sequence MQENEVFDGILMENSWLTLEQVASACTAEPQWLLRRIGADLFPHAECVAGVWRFSSAELARARRMRQIERDFDAVPELAALVADMLDEMDRLRERLACLEHSR; translated from the coding sequence ATGCAGGAAAATGAAGTCTTCGACGGCATCCTGATGGAAAATTCCTGGCTGACCCTGGAGCAGGTGGCGTCGGCCTGCACGGCGGAGCCGCAATGGCTCCTCCGGCGCATCGGGGCCGATCTCTTTCCGCATGCGGAGTGTGTGGCTGGTGTCTGGCGCTTCTCCAGCGCCGAGTTGGCGCGCGCCCGGCGCATGCGGCAGATCGAGCGCGACTTCGATGCGGTGCCGGAACTTGCAGCACTGGTGGCCGACATGCTCGATGAGATGGATCGTCTGCGCGAACGCCTCGCGTGCCTGGAACACAGCCGATGA
- the tadA gene encoding tRNA adenosine(34) deaminase TadA → MKLVEQATAVLGDEYFMREAISLARAAECLGEVPVGAVIVLNGEIVGRGFNSPIGESDPTAHAEIAALRDAGRSLGNYRLPGCELFVTIEPCAMCAGAILHSRIARVVYGARDPKTGVHGSVVDLFGVERLNHHTAVLGGVLADECSAVLSAFFAGRRRKMQ, encoded by the coding sequence ATGAAATTGGTCGAGCAAGCCACCGCCGTGCTCGGCGACGAGTACTTCATGCGCGAGGCCATTTCCTTGGCCCGTGCGGCTGAATGCCTCGGCGAGGTACCGGTTGGCGCCGTCATTGTCTTGAACGGCGAGATTGTCGGACGCGGCTTCAATTCACCAATCGGCGAGAGTGATCCGACTGCACACGCCGAAATCGCCGCACTACGCGATGCCGGACGTTCGCTCGGCAACTATCGGTTGCCGGGTTGCGAATTGTTCGTAACCATCGAGCCCTGTGCGATGTGTGCCGGGGCCATACTCCATTCGCGGATCGCCCGCGTGGTCTATGGTGCCCGCGACCCCAAAACCGGGGTCCACGGCAGCGTTGTTGATCTCTTCGGCGTCGAGCGCCTCAACCACCATACCGCGGTGCTCGGCGGCGTTCTGGCCGATGAATGCAGTGCTGTCCTTTCCGCCTTCTTTGCCGGGCGGCGCCGGAAGATGCAGTGA
- a CDS encoding DnaJ domain-containing protein gives MEFKDYYQTLGVARDATAEEIKKAFRKLARKYHPDVSKEPDAEARMKEVNEAYTVLSDPEKRAAYEQLGKSYTPGQDFRPPPDWDAGFEFSGRGFSPGEAAEFSDFFAELFGRMGRGEGFRAGSHDAHFRARGEDHHAKVLLDLEDAFTGATRQITLRAPDLDAQGHVQLRTRTLNVKIPRGVRAGQTIRLAGQGAPGLGGAPAGDLLLEVHFRPHSHLSAEGRDLHLSLPVAPWEAALGAVVPVDLPGGSLKVRIPEGAQSGKQLRVRGKGIPGEPPGDLLLDIQVVLPPADTPRARALYETMAKELAFDPRGRA, from the coding sequence ATGGAATTCAAGGACTACTACCAGACGCTGGGCGTGGCTCGCGACGCCACCGCCGAGGAAATCAAAAAAGCGTTCCGCAAGCTTGCGCGCAAGTATCATCCGGATGTCTCGAAGGAGCCCGATGCGGAAGCGCGCATGAAGGAGGTGAACGAGGCCTATACGGTTTTATCGGACCCGGAAAAGCGCGCGGCCTACGAGCAGCTGGGCAAGAGTTATACTCCCGGCCAGGATTTTCGTCCGCCACCGGACTGGGATGCCGGCTTCGAGTTCTCCGGCCGTGGTTTTTCACCGGGCGAAGCGGCGGAATTCTCCGATTTCTTCGCGGAACTGTTCGGCCGCATGGGACGAGGCGAGGGCTTTCGTGCCGGCAGCCACGACGCGCACTTTCGGGCGCGCGGCGAGGATCATCATGCCAAGGTGCTGCTCGATCTGGAGGACGCCTTCACCGGGGCCACGCGTCAGATCACACTGCGCGCGCCCGATCTCGACGCCCAGGGGCATGTCCAGCTCAGGACGCGTACCCTCAACGTGAAAATTCCGCGTGGGGTTCGCGCCGGCCAGACCATTCGCCTCGCAGGGCAGGGCGCACCGGGCCTGGGGGGTGCGCCGGCCGGCGATCTTCTGCTGGAAGTGCACTTCAGGCCACATTCGCACCTTTCCGCCGAGGGGCGTGATCTGCATCTGAGCCTGCCGGTAGCGCCTTGGGAAGCTGCGCTCGGCGCCGTCGTGCCGGTCGATCTGCCCGGGGGATCGCTGAAGGTACGCATCCCCGAGGGCGCGCAAAGCGGCAAGCAGTTGCGCGTGCGCGGCAAGGGTATTCCCGGTGAGCCGCCGGGTGACCTGCTCCTCGATATTCAGGTAGTCCTGCCCCCGGCCGACACACCACGGGCGCGGGCACTCTATGAAACCATGGCGAAGGAACTCGCCTTTGATCCGCGCGGGAGGGCCTGA
- a CDS encoding folate-binding protein YgfZ, with product MNPNWRSFLESAEAAFASGSDEILNFGDAVSELAAARNQTILVPLTHLGLIEVSGDDARTFLHSQFTSDINHLSGDQVQHSAWCTAKGRMQASFVVWREADAFHLIVSGDLEAASLKRLQMFVLRSRVKLQALTESRLVLGLAGPQARAALADAGLPCPVTPLTAAIGTLASVIGLEANRYIVAVEQHAMADLWNKLTLKALPAGLPAWRWLDIQAGFPLVTAATKDEFVPQMADFEKLGGISFHKGCYPGQEIVARTQYLGKVKRHLYRVRSDQPLAAGSDLHSPDNPDQSCGKVISGAPSPAGGYEALAVVQSNFAGNLHLGSRDGPKIEAVAVNP from the coding sequence ATGAACCCGAACTGGCGCAGTTTTCTGGAATCCGCCGAGGCCGCCTTCGCCAGCGGATCCGACGAGATTCTCAACTTCGGCGATGCCGTCAGCGAACTTGCGGCAGCCCGCAATCAGACCATACTGGTGCCCCTCACCCACCTTGGGCTGATCGAGGTTTCAGGCGACGATGCCAGGACCTTCCTGCACAGTCAATTTACCAGCGACATCAACCATCTGAGCGGTGATCAGGTGCAGCATTCCGCATGGTGCACCGCCAAGGGGCGCATGCAAGCCAGCTTTGTCGTCTGGCGCGAGGCGGATGCCTTCCATCTGATCGTTTCGGGTGATCTCGAAGCCGCTTCCCTGAAGCGTTTGCAGATGTTCGTGCTGCGCTCCAGGGTCAAGTTGCAGGCGCTGACCGAAAGTCGCCTGGTGCTCGGTCTTGCCGGTCCGCAGGCCCGCGCAGCGCTTGCGGACGCCGGCCTGCCCTGTCCGGTGACGCCGTTGACCGCGGCAATCGGCACCCTAGCCAGCGTGATCGGGCTGGAAGCCAACAGATACATCGTTGCCGTTGAGCAGCACGCCATGGCCGATCTCTGGAACAAGCTTACGCTCAAGGCGCTTCCCGCCGGATTGCCAGCCTGGCGCTGGCTCGATATTCAGGCCGGTTTTCCGCTGGTGACGGCAGCGACGAAAGATGAATTCGTCCCGCAGATGGCCGATTTCGAGAAGCTCGGCGGCATCAGTTTTCACAAGGGCTGCTACCCGGGGCAGGAAATCGTCGCCCGCACCCAGTATCTCGGGAAGGTCAAGCGTCACCTGTACCGTGTCCGGAGCGATCAGCCGCTCGCGGCCGGTAGCGATCTCCATTCACCGGATAACCCGGACCAGTCCTGTGGCAAGGTCATCAGCGGTGCGCCCTCGCCCGCCGGTGGCTACGAGGCGCTGGCGGTAGTGCAATCCAATTTTGCCGGCAACCTGCATCTTGGATCACGCGACGGTCCGAAAATCGAGGCGGTTGCGGTCAACCCCTGA
- the mltG gene encoding endolytic transglycosylase MltG: protein MRSFLKFLLFPIIALAAVVAAVAWWANTSIELRDASVDFRISSGSSLRSAATQMREAGIGINPDLFALLARWRGVATTIKAGSYAVNRGITPEQLLAKLARGDMTQGESTLVDGWTFAQWRARLDQNPDLKHETRDLPESEIAGRLGIEGGRIEGWLFPDTYLFDKQSSDLELFARAHRAMRKKLEGAWSERDQGLPYRNPHEALIMASIIEKETGLADDRALVAAVFVNRLRKGMPLQTDPTVIYGLGEKFDGNLRKRDLQADTPYNTYTRGGLPPSPIAMPGAAAIHAALHPADSGALYFVARGDGSSQFSKTLGEHNKAVNQYQRGDK, encoded by the coding sequence GTGCGTTCATTCCTCAAGTTCCTCCTGTTCCCGATTATCGCGCTCGCAGCCGTGGTCGCGGCGGTTGCCTGGTGGGCCAACACGTCGATCGAATTACGCGACGCAAGTGTGGATTTCCGGATTTCTTCAGGCAGCAGCTTACGTTCCGCCGCGACCCAGATGCGAGAAGCAGGAATTGGCATCAATCCCGATCTCTTCGCACTTCTGGCCCGCTGGCGCGGCGTCGCCACCACCATCAAGGCTGGCAGCTATGCCGTAAACAGGGGTATCACGCCCGAGCAATTGCTGGCCAAGCTGGCGCGTGGCGATATGACCCAGGGCGAATCGACCCTCGTCGATGGCTGGACTTTCGCCCAGTGGCGAGCGCGCCTCGACCAGAACCCCGATCTCAAGCATGAGACGCGCGACCTCCCGGAATCGGAAATTGCCGGCCGGCTTGGTATCGAAGGGGGGCGGATCGAGGGCTGGCTGTTCCCCGACACCTACCTTTTCGACAAACAGTCGAGCGACCTCGAACTGTTCGCACGCGCCCACCGGGCGATGCGCAAGAAGCTTGAGGGCGCCTGGAGCGAGCGCGATCAGGGACTGCCTTACAGGAATCCCCATGAGGCACTGATTATGGCCTCGATAATCGAAAAGGAAACGGGTCTTGCCGATGACCGCGCGCTGGTGGCGGCGGTCTTCGTCAATCGCCTGCGCAAGGGTATGCCGCTGCAGACAGATCCGACAGTCATCTACGGACTGGGCGAGAAATTCGACGGCAATCTGCGTAAGCGCGACCTGCAGGCCGACACGCCCTACAATACCTACACCCGCGGCGGGTTGCCGCCGTCGCCGATTGCCATGCCCGGCGCGGCGGCAATCCACGCCGCGCTCCACCCGGCGGACAGCGGCGCACTGTACTTTGTTGCCCGCGGCGACGGCAGCAGCCAGTTTTCAAAAACGCTGGGTGAGCACAACAAGGCGGTCAACCAATACCAGAGAGGCGACAAGTGA